GGCTTCACCTGAGGGATTGTCCAAATTCTTCCCTGCTTCGCTTCTGAATGTGTTTCCGAGCCTCCCACTGAGACGTACGAGCTTCCACGAAAcctcgcggctcgcagaTGACGCCGTCTTTGCCTTCTACAACCTATTTTCTGTCAGGCGTATTCCTTCCCGTCAGCAGCCTGCATAAGCAGGTGGTTCTCTAGACACCCTCTTTTTTGTGCTGTCTTATCCGTCCTCCGCTGCTGACTCGTGCCagtgccgcggcgacgggtGCCTGTCCGCCTCGTCACCGCGGGCGGTGCTCCACGGAAGAGCTACTGAAAAAGCCGTTCCTCTTGAAAGCCTAGAAGGCCGAATTCGAGAGCGCGAACCAATTGCCTTTCCCTGACTCCTGCACGGTCCGCTCCTGCGTCCGCCCAGTCGTCTTCCCTCGCCTATCTTCCTTCTCGTTTCCTCGCTGCTCTGTGCGGGTGGCCGCCCGCAGCCAACGAGGAAGTCGAGACGAGCTTTTTGCTTCCTCTCGGCGGATAGACCCTTTTCGAGGGACTCAGAAGCGTGACTCAAAACAAGCCGCACAGATGCCGAAATGACTCGCAGCTGGCGAGAGGGCGCCTGGCCGCCTCCAGAGCGTGGCACGGACCGAGTGAGACGTCGCGAGTTTTCGGGGGGTTTTCTTGTGCAAACGACCTGCACTGCGGCGGTGGAACTCTGATCTTTGAAGTAGCGGACGCGTTCAGCGGAACTCCGGCAGTGTTGGCAAAGCAGGCCGGAGGAAGGCCAGAGTTTGCGTGGTGTAGCGAGGCGCGTTTTGTTCGCATGTGAAAGACGCGTGCGGCTTTTTCGCACAGACATGAAGCGTCCAGACGCTGTAGATGCAGTTATCCGGAGTTCCTTCTATGTCAGTGAGCGTTAAACCCATGTCAGTGTGCTTCACGTCATCGAGGGCTCAATTTTCTGCATCCAGAGACGTTTGGATGGAAACGCTGCTCACGTGGAGGGGCGCTGGGCTTCAGACGCGCAGCTGTATCTCGGATCTCGCGAATGTATTCGGGGAGAGCTCCGTGAAGCGGAGGGAGCTCAGTGTGCCTATACCTCTACATACGTGTGTATAAATGTGTGTATATTCATATGCGCGGATGCTGGTTGTTTGGAAGTTGTCTCCAGAAAAGTAGCAGCGCGTGAGCCATATGTTGCGCGTTGGGCGATCGCTCAGCCTCTGTGTGCTTTCGGGGCCCCCGCAGGTCGTGAAGCCGCGCCGATCGGAGCTAGACTCCCGTTTGATAAAGAGTGTCGGTCTCTGATGTGTGGATTTCCGCAGAGCgccgagcggccgcgcacgTATTCTCCACGTCGGTCGGTAGAGGCGCAGTACGGCTCATCTTCCTctcaggtgtacgtacacccgcCCGTGTGGCGCAGAATGCCGCCTCAGCAGCATCCCTCGGTGTCGTTCCACGCGCACATGTCTGGCGCTTCGCATGTcgctccgccgtcgtctgccggtccctcttcctctccgtttTACTgggaagaggcgcagacgctgcagcacgcgccgcgagacacgcgcgatCGCGTGCGGGAGCTCGAGAGCGAGTGCCTCAGCAGTCTGCAGTCTTCGCTTCGCGTGGTGGCGGGGACGAACGAAGTCTCGCAGCGCACCGCCGTCCAGCTCGACGCCCAGTCCGGTGAGAAAACCGAAACATTTCCTGCGATAGCAAAGCACGGAGAGCGACTCTAGCTCCTTTCCATGCTTTATCTCCAACAGCCCTCGACGcaaacgcgcgcagcggcgaatctcgcgcagcgcggcctcctcccaCGTTGACTTCGGGACTTTTTTTTGTGGTGAacccgtcgcccgccgccgcgacgccttgCTGCATAGGATCCCTCCGCGTTCGGCGgtgcgtgtgcgcatgcagagcaaCTTCGCGGGATCAAGGAGACGACTGAGGAGATCCACGAAAACCTGCAGACATCGGACTACCTCCTTAAGGGGATGAAGACTTGGTGGGGTTCCTTTACGCAGCTCTtcacgtcgccgcccgccgcgcgcgagcgctctgccggcgcggctgcggatcGTGCTGCGCGTTCAaaggcgcctgaggcggaggcgcctgaggcgaagccgcctgCGTTTGACTCGCGCAGAGGCTGGACGGGCGCGGACGGAAACGAGGCCGACGCGCACGCcagacagcagcgcctcgcacaGATTCAACGCGCGCGCACAGATGACTTCGACGCGCGCATGGAGGGCGGCCTTGAGAAGCTCTCCGTCATGGTAGGCAAAGGAAAACGGCGCACTCCCTGCTGTTGCGgaaagcgagaggcgcatgaggcggcgctgctagCCGAGGCCTGGGCAtctcgagctcgcggcggagcgagcGCAGCAAAGCAGACACCGTGATTcgctggagaggcgcagaagaaatCGTTTCTGACCTTGCCGTTCGGGCATCATCTCAGGCATTGGTTCGACTTCGCAGAGGCCATGTTGGCGCGCTACCGCTTTTCTCAcctctcgcggtcgcgcgttTCTTTCTAGGCTGTTGAGTGCTTTGTGCCTGGGCCGGTTAGAGCGACTGAGGGAAACTGAGGATTGGGCAGAAGGCATATGACTCCGTCCCAGCGCGAAAATACAGCGTTGAGAGGCTTCCAGAGTCCGTTTTTTCTGATtctttgtttttttcagTTGGAGGAGCTACACGGCAGGGCCGTTCAGATGAACAGCGCGCTCCAGGAGCAGAACGATCTTCTTGATGAAATCAATCAGAATGTCGATTCGAATCAGCAGGCGCTGGAAAAGCAGCGAAGAACGATGCAGAAAATCATGAAGAGAACATAATTTGAGGCCTGAAAGCGTCTCAGTTGCCACTTTGTCATTTCTTAACATGCGGAGAAGCTGGGCGTCATGTCGCGCCTTCGAGACTTCGGAGCGGGAGGAGAGCGCGTCCTCCAggccgcgtgtctctctcggaATCTGCGCCGATTGGCACCTTTTCGCCTACTCCTCTACTTTGTCCGCGCTTCTATGCTTAACTGTACGTGTAGCGTGTCTGCCTCCCCTTCACGTTTACCTTTTGGGCTGCGTCCCGGTggctgtctgcctctcgcgctcagTCGAGGTTCGCCTTTTCCCTTCTTTACTCTAGCTCGCTACGCCTTCGGCCTTCTTTCGGGGGCCTCTCGCGTTTCCGTACAACTCCCACTGCCTCGAGAGGTGATTATTCTCGCGTTTGATCTGCTTCTTTCTGATTCCTGTCCGGGTGCCTCGTTTCGCTTCACGCGTTCTCTCGAGATCTGCGCAtcgcaggcggccgctgcaaGCCCAGTCTCTTtactctttcttctctttttttctctatCCTCTggacgacgcgcccgccgacgaGCAGAGCGAGTGAGTTTCTGGTGCCGCAGAAGGTAGCAAAggcgctcccgcgcgcgAAATGCCTCAAGTTTATGTTGTGAGGTCGTATTACGAtgcgcagggagagacgcgggTGGAGCCGTAGCAGGCGACGCTTGAGAATGTAGAAGGGCTGGGCaagggagggcgcgcggTGAGGAGGAGAAATCGGGTAGAAGAGAGGTGAGAGAACTTCTGTTTATTCGTGAAACGCACTCGGCAGCGTCGGGCTGCAGAGGGGCGGTCTGCTTGAGGCTGCGCAAGAACGCCGAAATAGGCGAAACCTTCTTTACCTCCGAGACGGCTGAGCTGTTCGTGGCCTCGGCTTTTTTTTGCTTGGAGCCGCGGCACCTTCTCTTTCTGGTCTCCGCGTTGAGTTTTCTCGCTTGTCGCCCTGGCGCTGTGTAACCCGAACGGGGTTTTTTAGGAATTGCCCCGAACAGTTTTCAGGTTCCTCGCTCCGGATATATTTCCACACGTGAGCTCCTTCCCGCACACAAGAAGGCAAACGACTGCGGACATCCGATGGAAAAACGAGCCGTCGCTAAAGTATTTGCGCTTTTCAACGGGACAAAGCAGTCCTGTCGTGTTTCGTCGgcggtgtctctctctgctgtcgcgcgAGAGCTTCCAGAGAGCGCAAAACAGACTTTGACAGTCCTTTTGGACGCTGGGGGAGTCATCATCTCGGCTTTTACGGACGAAACACAACGGACGCGACTAGCCCTGGGCGGCGTGCCCCAATCGGGGAAGTTGGTGACCTTCGTTCACACAAAAAATTGCACTTCTTTCCTCATTTTTCTGCATTTCGGAACGATAGGGCGGACGCgcttgcgcgcggcgcagctcaAGCGTCTCTTCGTGCAACACTTAGGCTGTCTAAGGTCAAAAAGAGTCTACACACGGGAAATCTCCGCTCACACGCAGgtacatatgcatgtataaacatatatgtgtttatgtacatacatacatacatgcgtACATggatgtatgtatgtatgtatgcatacatTTATATGCGCAGGTTCACGCCAGTGCTTGGCCACATAGGTATCTCTGTAGGGAGTCCTCCAGAATCATGTAAAAGAAAATGCGTGTGAGGCtagcgcgtgcgcagcatGCCGCGCCAGCGTCGAGATGTTCAGGCGAGTCGACACGACATGTGTACGGCTCAGGCGCCTTTAAACGCGCAGGGGCGTTCGTCTTCGCGGGAGCGCGTCTAGGCGGAATGAGAGCGAACTGAGTAGAAAAGTTGAGCAGTGTAGATCTTCTGGTAGCCCGCGAAACGGCAGCTTTGTTTCTAGAGGTTCCTGTCGTGAAATACACAGCGGGGGTGAGAGTCTGAATCGAAGCAGTGACGACGAAgtggcgagccgcagaggcagagaaggggGCAGATGCTGGACTTCCAAAAAACTGAGGCCCGCACCCCCGGGCGacacagaagaagacgaggcggcagaaagGACAAACAAACTTCCAGAGACCTTTCGAGCATCTACACAGCAAAAACGGTGCCGAAAGTCTACGGAAATGGAGGAAAATACGGTGCGACAGGGAACGAGAAACGGGACTCTGAGGCCCGATTCCTCTGAAAACAAAACGCGCTGCACGCAGAGACTTGGATGACCTCCTCGGCCCTTCATTTCTGCGttcctttttctcgtcttctctacgccaatctctctctcccctccccccccccccctccgtgGATGCTCCCTTATACCGTATGCGGAGAGCGTCGCTTGTCATTTCCGCTCCGCGGATTGActcgtcctctccgcttTCGTTTCTGCTTCCAGTGTGCAGGATTCCTCATCTCCcggtctgccgcctcgcgctcgcgccgcgtgcgtccGCGGGGTCCGTTCTCCTTGACTTGAGCCCGCTTCTCTTGCTTCAGACCCGCCATGTCagttctctctccttcgcggctcttcgccgacTCGACCCTttataaataaatatatatatatatatatattcatatataaATTCCTATAGATATACTCTTATATATACAGATTCGTATTCTGaagcgtctcttcgccgctccactcgcgcagctgcggccctCCCTCGTTTCGAAGCACCTCCACGCCGTGTCTCTTCCCTCGAAAAGCGAGGAACATCagcgctctcctctcgcgcgtctttgaGATGCTTTGCTGGCGGCTGGTCTCCTTGAGCAGCTCACCGGAAACCCCGTCACATAACCGTGAGAACGCGCCATTTCGACATCTTCTGCACACATACAACTTGTCTACCGGAGCGGGCACCTATATAAGGcatctcttcctctccctctctctcttcggctTATCCAGGAGACCTCTTTCTTTGAATCCACATATATctcagccgcagcaggaACCAGGGCAACCCCACACAACTTGCAGGCCctgtcttctccctcccctTCCGCTCGGACACCTCCCTCGCCAACTCAGGGGGAAGGGGCGGGTaagggggaagggggggggtaGAGTTGGGTCGTTCTCAGAAGTCAACGACGTCGGCGTTCGTGGATTCTCCATTCTGGGCGTCGAGCGACGTGCCCTCACCTGAGAAGGCGAACGTCTCGCCGTTCGCCGCGTACTCCGATGGATCCCCGTAGCTGCCCGCAGAGAGCGCActcccggcggcggcgttccCTGAAGACACGCCGAAGgcttccgcttcgctgcggcgcgtgtgcATCGGGGGCAGCGTCGCGATGTTCGCATCCTCGGGGTCCGTGGAGCTGCGATCTTCGTTCTGAGGCAGCGAcgaaaaaacgagaaaaacgaaggaaaaagtggagggggggggggcgttcGAAGTGAGAACGACCCAGGAGACCCCAGTTAACGCGACTTGTGCACAGACGCCCGCAAGGCGCTCGCCTTTCACAGCACAACGAGAGCGCAACGACTCACAGCGACACCTTCCTGACGACACGCGACACCCGTTACTCTCGGGTTCCGCGCACATTTGTTTgaaaaatcgaaaaaaacTTACGAGAAGCATCTGCTGGTAGTAGAGCAGCTCCGCAACGACGACATTCTCCCAAGGCTGTTGCCAGTTCAGCGGCATGAACTCGAGCAGCTGGAAAAAACCGCCCAACATGCGAGAAAATAAAGGGTTTTAAGTTTAGAGTAACGCGTGCAAAGGTGCGAGGCGATGCGCGAAGGAGATTCCAGCCCGCCATCGAGCGCTacagaagaaggagaggacaAATGGCACACCTCTGTgacctcctctcgcgcgaaaACACAAagcacgcaggcgcacacGACCCGCCATGTCAATAATTGACGCACGCATACATTTATGAGCACACATAAATGAAGAACTAGATTTTCACAATAGATTCGCATCAGAAGGGTCGATATACATGATCCCTGCAGCCGGCTCGCGTGCACCTTATATCGCGCGAGCCCGCGAGCCCATACGCGACAGCCATGCATGCACAagcatagatagatagatacacaAATATAGATGTAGATAGACAAAtatggatagatagatagatgtaaATATagacacatacacatatccGCATTGAGCCTTGAATGCAGAGAGAGCCGGTAGCGTCAAGAGCGATATGCgcacgcgggagagagagggagttCTCACCTCAGGTCGCGCCTCCATGGTCGCGCCGATGAGTTGCGCGATTTGCAAAAGGTGGGCAGTGTATCCGCAGGTGTCCTGTCTGGTCTTTCGCTTGCGTTTCGTGGCGAGTTGGATCCTaccgctcgccgtctcgcgcgccgccacctccTCTCGCGGGTTCTCCCGGtggtcgtcttcttccgcgtcgcccggcctgctggcgtggaggcgcaacgcgtcgctttctcgctgcgggcgcttgGTGAGGAAGTGCGCGACGAGAAGCGGcacgaggcgcgtgcgctgaATGACGCTGGGAAACGCGTTCGCAAgttccgcgcgctgcagcacggACTGCAGCATGTCGGTGACGGTCAGGTGCAGCAGCGAATTCCACGGATGCAGAAAAAGCAGCTCCACGGAGAGATCCAGCACCCCGCGATCTagcagcgcggaggccgtcTTCAGCGCGTTGCTCTTCAGCAGCGACTTCACCAGCGTCAGCAGCTCAAGGGCCTCCATGCCTACCGCCGGAAAACGCCCGTTCGCCAGACGCGCactctgcagaggaaacgaagaagaagaggaagaagaggaagacgaggaagaagaggaggacgcgccgcgcggccgcacgcgccagcgcgacggcggcagagtggagagagaagacgacagccacgagggaggagacggcaACCAGCACCCGGGGGGCGaagccgacgccgaggcggcgggagcaGCCACACAcgaagcagaggaaagagaggaaacgacacttgcgcagctcgcggtcAACGCTCTTGCACCAGGACCGCGCGGAGTCTCGTCCTCttgcttctcttctgccCCTTTGGGAAccctcgcgcaggcggggaggcctgacgcggctgcggcggcca
This DNA window, taken from Besnoitia besnoiti strain Bb-Ger1 chromosome III, whole genome shotgun sequence, encodes the following:
- a CDS encoding hypothetical protein (encoded by transcript BESB_043960), yielding MKRPDAVDAVIRSSFYSAERPRTYSPRRSVEAQYGSSSSQVYVHPPVWRRMPPQQHPSVSFHAHMSGASHVAPPSSAGPSSSPFYWEEAQTLQHAPRDTRDRVRELESECLSSLQSSLRVVAGTNEVSQRTAVQLDAQSEQLRGIKETTEEIHENLQTSDYLLKGMKTWWGSFTQLFTSPPAARERSAGAAADRAARSKAPEAEAPEAKPPAFDSRRGWTGADGNEADAHARQQRLAQIQRARTDDFDARMEGGLEKLSVMLEELHGRAVQMNSALQEQNDLLDEINQNVDSNQQALEKQRRTMQKIMKRT